In a single window of the Centroberyx gerrardi isolate f3 chromosome 17, fCenGer3.hap1.cur.20231027, whole genome shotgun sequence genome:
- the LOC139914376 gene encoding antimicrobial peptide NK-lysin-like — MNMSVILLACFLMTCSVWTVHGRCLEFDLDDLDQMEEEISVDANKLPGLCWACKWALNKVKKSAGANATAEELTKKVSSICNQMGLLKNLCNKFVKNNFGELIEELSTTDDVRTICVNLKACKPKEVLDLFYR; from the exons ATGAATATGTCTGTGATCCTCCTTGCCTGCTTCCTGATGACATGTTCAG TCTGGACAGTCCATGGGAGATGCCTCGAGTTTGACCTCGATGACCTTGACCAGATGGAAGAGGAAATTTCAGTGGATGCGAACAAG CTCCCAGGTTTATGCTGGGCGTGCAAGTGGGCTTTGAACAAGGTGAAGAAATCCGCCGGCGCCAACGCCACTGCCGAG GAGCTGACAAAAAAGGTGTCGTCCATCTGCAACCAAATGGGCCTCTTGAAAAATCTATGCAACAAATTTGTGAAGAATAACTTTGGAGAATTGATCGAGGAGCTTTCTACCACTGATGACGTCCGCACCATCTGCGTCAACCTCAAGGCCTGCAA GCCAAAGGAGGTTCTGGATCTGTTTTACCGATGA